The Streptomyces sp. NBC_01353 genome contains a region encoding:
- a CDS encoding acetoacetate decarboxylase family protein, which produces MARVRYGARTDAEITAARTKSAKLPDIWSTGVVAVWETDSDVVAAVLPPPLKPTERPLVRANISQVDLPGYPLGAGSVAVAAAHGDQEGWYPLVMPMTLERALIGGREVFGEPKKLGEVVVERDGLVVRASLGRHGIDFVEVRGAVSGPLPLPEPAEKTDFYFKFLPGVDGTGFDADPVLVHCVRAEKVRKLERITGDVVLRESMYDPVADLPVRRIVEITIGEKTTDQKGRVVERVSAQALLPYIHQRYDDPQQILDGPPEGSV; this is translated from the coding sequence ATGGCACGAGTACGGTACGGGGCGCGCACCGACGCCGAGATCACGGCGGCCCGCACGAAGAGCGCGAAGCTCCCCGACATCTGGTCCACCGGAGTGGTCGCCGTCTGGGAGACCGATTCGGACGTGGTGGCGGCCGTCCTGCCGCCCCCGCTGAAACCCACCGAACGGCCCCTCGTACGGGCCAACATCTCCCAGGTCGACCTGCCCGGCTACCCTCTCGGCGCCGGCTCGGTCGCCGTCGCCGCCGCCCACGGTGACCAGGAGGGGTGGTATCCGCTCGTCATGCCGATGACCCTGGAGCGCGCCCTCATCGGCGGCCGCGAGGTCTTCGGCGAACCGAAGAAGCTCGGCGAGGTCGTCGTCGAACGCGACGGGCTCGTCGTCCGCGCCTCGCTCGGGCGACACGGCATCGACTTCGTCGAGGTGCGCGGCGCGGTCTCCGGCCCGCTGCCGCTGCCCGAGCCCGCCGAGAAGACCGACTTCTACTTCAAGTTCCTGCCGGGCGTGGACGGAACGGGCTTCGACGCCGACCCCGTCCTCGTCCACTGCGTCCGGGCCGAGAAGGTGCGGAAGCTGGAGCGGATCACCGGAGACGTCGTCCTGCGCGAGTCGATGTACGACCCTGTCGCCGACCTCCCCGTACGCCGGATCGTCGAGATCACCATCGGCGAGAAGACCACCGACCAGAAGGGCCGGGTCGTGGAGCGGGTCAGCGCCCAGGCCCTCCTGCCGTACATCCACCAGCGGTACGACGACCCGCAGCAGATCCTCGACGGTCCGCCGGAAGGGAGCGTGTGA
- a CDS encoding SURF1 family protein encodes MYRFLLSRQWVILTLIALVLVPTMVELGFWQFHRHERRVAQNALIAENLQAKPLPIEELTSPGHTVPRADYWRRTTATGTFDTAHEVVVRRRTNADDRQGLMVLTPLVLKDGRVVLVNRGWVPAAPDQKAYPEVPPAPKGEVTVTGRLKADETTDASGIKDLRGLPDRQVMLINSAQQAELLGREVLGGYLEQTAPEPAGNTPELVPEPDHDSIGAHMAYAVQWWLFASGVPVGWVILVRREKRDREAAADTDGGAEAPEPAPATV; translated from the coding sequence GTGTACCGCTTCCTGTTGTCCCGGCAGTGGGTGATCCTCACCCTCATCGCCCTCGTCCTCGTCCCGACGATGGTCGAGCTGGGCTTCTGGCAGTTCCACCGGCACGAGCGCCGCGTCGCCCAGAACGCCCTGATCGCGGAGAACCTGCAGGCGAAGCCGCTCCCCATCGAGGAGCTGACCTCCCCCGGCCACACCGTCCCTCGCGCCGACTACTGGCGCCGGACCACCGCCACCGGCACCTTCGACACCGCGCACGAGGTCGTCGTCCGGCGCCGCACCAACGCCGACGACCGCCAGGGCCTCATGGTGCTCACCCCGCTGGTCCTGAAGGACGGCCGGGTCGTCCTGGTCAATCGCGGCTGGGTTCCGGCCGCCCCCGACCAGAAGGCGTACCCCGAGGTTCCGCCCGCCCCGAAGGGCGAGGTCACCGTCACCGGCCGCCTGAAGGCCGACGAGACGACCGACGCCAGCGGCATCAAGGACCTGCGCGGGCTGCCGGACCGTCAGGTGATGCTGATCAACAGCGCACAGCAGGCCGAGCTGCTCGGCCGCGAGGTCCTCGGCGGCTACCTTGAGCAGACGGCGCCCGAGCCCGCGGGGAACACCCCCGAGCTGGTCCCGGAGCCCGACCACGACTCGATCGGCGCGCACATGGCGTACGCCGTGCAGTGGTGGCTCTTCGCCTCCGGTGTGCCGGTCGGCTGGGTGATCCTGGTGCGTCGCGAGAAGCGCGACCGGGAGGCCGCGGCCGACACCGACGGAGGCGCGGAAGCCCCGGAACCCGCCCCAGCCACCGTCTAG
- a CDS encoding zinc-dependent alcohol dehydrogenase family protein: MRATTIHAPFEMRVEDVPDPVIQDTTDVVVRVLRACICGSDLWAYRGESARQPGQRIGHEFLGIVEAAGPDVSGFSAGDLVVAPFVWSDGTCEYCAEGLQTSCPRGGFWGSVGSDGGQGEAVRVPFADGTLVKLPAEAASDDHLLTALLALSDVMGTGHHAALGAGVRKGSTVAVVGDGAVGLCGVLAAKRLGAERIIALGRHTVRTDIARTFGATDVVAERGEAAEAAVRELTGGQGAHAVIEAVGTEQSMRTAVAIARDGGSIGYVGVPHGSGTGLDLSVMFDRNIALRGGVAPVRAYIPELLPDVLDGTIDPAPVFDLTVDLDGVPGGYKAMDERTALKVLVKP, translated from the coding sequence ATGCGCGCCACCACCATCCATGCCCCGTTCGAGATGCGCGTGGAGGACGTGCCCGACCCGGTGATCCAGGACACGACGGACGTCGTCGTCCGGGTCCTGCGCGCCTGCATCTGCGGCAGCGACCTCTGGGCCTACCGCGGCGAGTCCGCCCGGCAGCCCGGCCAGCGCATCGGCCACGAGTTCCTGGGCATCGTCGAGGCGGCGGGCCCGGACGTCTCCGGCTTCTCGGCCGGAGACCTCGTCGTCGCCCCCTTCGTCTGGTCCGACGGCACCTGCGAGTACTGCGCCGAGGGACTGCAGACCTCCTGCCCGCGCGGCGGCTTCTGGGGCTCCGTCGGCTCCGACGGCGGCCAGGGCGAGGCCGTCCGCGTCCCCTTCGCCGACGGCACCCTCGTCAAGCTGCCCGCCGAGGCCGCCTCCGACGACCACCTGCTGACCGCGCTCCTCGCGCTCTCCGACGTCATGGGCACCGGCCACCACGCCGCCCTGGGCGCCGGTGTCCGCAAGGGATCGACCGTCGCCGTCGTCGGTGACGGCGCCGTCGGTCTGTGCGGAGTCCTCGCCGCCAAGCGCCTCGGAGCCGAGCGGATCATCGCCCTCGGCCGCCACACCGTCCGTACCGACATCGCCCGGACCTTCGGCGCCACCGATGTCGTCGCCGAGCGCGGCGAGGCCGCCGAGGCCGCCGTCCGCGAACTCACCGGCGGCCAGGGCGCCCACGCCGTCATCGAGGCGGTCGGCACCGAGCAGTCGATGCGCACCGCCGTCGCGATCGCCCGCGACGGCGGCTCCATCGGCTACGTCGGCGTCCCGCACGGCAGCGGCACGGGGCTCGACCTCTCCGTCATGTTCGACCGGAACATCGCACTGCGCGGCGGCGTGGCGCCGGTCCGCGCGTACATCCCCGAACTGCTCCCGGACGTCCTCGACGGCACCATCGACCCGGCCCCGGTCTTCGACCTGACGGTCGACCTCGACGGCGTCCCGGGCGGCTACAAGGCGATGGACGAGCGCACCGCGCTGAAGGTCCTCGTCAAGCCGTAG
- a CDS encoding lysoplasmalogenase has translation MSARTAGATAAPPRPTVASALLLALALAVAVDLVSLLVGAELGHRIAKPLLMPLLAAYAATRGAPKLLLAALLLGWGGDLFLLSDADWAFLAGMGSFAAGHVCYLVLFGRRHTSVPLGIAYTVALVGTVVLLWPDLPAELRIPVAGYSLLLTAMAYRSSALGLTAGAGGALFLLSDTLIATGVAAWPQLPAPDFWVMATYIAAQCLLTAGALKAEYGERRTTD, from the coding sequence GTGAGCGCCCGTACCGCCGGCGCCACAGCCGCGCCGCCCCGGCCCACCGTCGCGAGCGCGCTCCTCCTCGCCCTCGCGCTGGCCGTCGCCGTCGACCTGGTCTCCCTCCTCGTCGGAGCCGAGCTCGGGCACCGGATCGCCAAGCCGCTGCTGATGCCGCTGCTCGCCGCGTACGCCGCCACCCGGGGCGCCCCGAAGCTCCTGCTCGCCGCGCTGCTCCTCGGCTGGGGCGGAGACCTCTTCCTCCTCTCCGACGCCGACTGGGCCTTCCTCGCCGGCATGGGCTCCTTCGCCGCCGGGCACGTCTGCTACCTCGTGCTCTTCGGACGACGGCATACGTCCGTCCCCCTCGGGATCGCGTACACCGTCGCCCTCGTCGGCACCGTCGTGCTCCTGTGGCCCGACCTCCCCGCCGAGCTGCGGATCCCCGTCGCCGGCTACTCGCTCCTGCTCACCGCCATGGCCTACAGGTCAAGCGCCCTGGGGCTCACCGCGGGCGCCGGCGGCGCGCTGTTCCTGCTGTCCGACACGCTCATCGCGACCGGCGTCGCCGCATGGCCCCAGCTGCCCGCCCCCGACTTCTGGGTCATGGCCACCTACATCGCCGCCCAGTGCCTGCTGACCGCGGGAGCGCTGAAGGCGGAGTACGGTGAACGTCGTACTACCGACTGA
- a CDS encoding amidohydrolase family protein: protein MDRYTVISADCHAGADLLDYKPYLEKRHHDDFDAWAAGYVNPYEDLLADTADRNWNSGRRLRELETDGIVAEVVFPNTIPPFFPSASLMAPAPTREEFEQRWAGLRAHNRWLAEFCADAPGRRAGVAQILLNDVDEAVREIRRTKEAGLTGGILLPGAPPGSGIPELYSQTYDPIWAVCAELDVPVNHHGGSASPPLGDEPAARAVFMVETTWFSHRALWHLVFGGAFRRHPELKLVLTEQGSGWIPGVMDMLDYYHARLVAAASRAATAESKFGAGLAESMGKGPSEVWRDNCFVGASFMRPHEVPLRDRIGLDKIMWGSDYPHDEGTTPYSREGLRIAYAGLPREEVAAMVGGNAARVYGFDLSLLDALAAVHGPTVEEIAEPLKEVPADATSPAFAPGGSVRVW from the coding sequence ATGGACCGCTACACCGTCATCTCGGCGGACTGCCACGCGGGCGCCGATCTGCTCGACTACAAGCCGTACCTGGAGAAGAGGCACCACGACGACTTCGACGCCTGGGCGGCCGGCTACGTCAACCCGTACGAGGACCTGCTCGCCGACACCGCCGACCGCAACTGGAACTCGGGGCGCCGGTTGCGCGAACTGGAGACGGACGGGATCGTCGCGGAAGTCGTCTTCCCCAACACCATCCCGCCGTTCTTCCCCTCCGCCTCTCTGATGGCCCCGGCCCCGACCCGCGAGGAGTTCGAGCAGCGCTGGGCCGGGCTGCGCGCGCACAACCGCTGGCTGGCCGAGTTCTGCGCGGACGCGCCCGGCCGCCGGGCGGGCGTGGCGCAGATCCTCCTCAACGACGTGGACGAGGCGGTACGGGAGATCCGCCGCACCAAGGAGGCGGGCCTCACTGGCGGCATCCTCCTGCCCGGCGCCCCGCCCGGCAGCGGGATCCCCGAGCTGTACTCGCAGACGTACGACCCGATCTGGGCGGTCTGCGCGGAGCTGGACGTCCCCGTCAACCACCACGGCGGCTCCGCCTCGCCGCCGCTCGGCGACGAACCGGCCGCGCGTGCGGTGTTCATGGTGGAGACGACCTGGTTCTCGCACCGGGCGCTGTGGCACCTCGTCTTCGGCGGCGCCTTCCGCCGCCACCCCGAGCTGAAGCTCGTCCTGACCGAACAGGGCTCGGGCTGGATCCCCGGGGTCATGGACATGCTGGACTACTACCACGCGCGCCTGGTGGCGGCGGCCTCACGGGCCGCCACCGCCGAGTCCAAGTTCGGAGCAGGGCTGGCGGAGTCCATGGGCAAGGGCCCCAGCGAGGTCTGGCGGGACAACTGCTTCGTCGGCGCGAGTTTCATGCGCCCGCACGAGGTGCCGCTGCGCGACCGGATCGGCCTCGACAAGATCATGTGGGGCAGCGACTACCCGCACGACGAGGGCACGACCCCGTACTCCCGCGAAGGTCTCCGCATCGCCTACGCGGGGCTGCCGAGGGAAGAGGTCGCGGCGATGGTCGGCGGCAACGCGGCCCGGGTCTACGGCTTCGACCTGTCGCTCCTGGACGCCCTGGCGGCCGTGCACGGCCCCACCGTCGAGGAGATCGCCGAGCCCCTGAAGGAGGTCCCGGCGGACGCCACGAGCCCCGCCTTCGCCCCGGGCGGGTCGGTCCGCGTCTGGTGA
- a CDS encoding SDR family NAD(P)-dependent oxidoreductase, whose product MELRQGQVAVVTGAASGIGLAMARRFAEEGLAVVLGDVEEAALAKAAGELMEGGAQVLARTVDVSEAESVRALADAAYDTFGAVHVLCNNAGVGSGAEGRMWEHEPNDWKWAFAVNVWGVFHGIQAFVPRMIAGGESGHVVNTSSGDGGIAPLPTASVYAVTKAAVVTMTESLYAHLKAEHARVGASVLFPGPHMLRTGLWESHRNRPERYAKERPRKTPYRSLDQWEAAMKGAGHEVAFTPVEEVAEHVVDGIRADRFWMLPASEHSDRQIRARSQSMLDRADPSYLESFILD is encoded by the coding sequence ATGGAGCTGCGTCAGGGGCAGGTCGCCGTCGTCACCGGCGCGGCGAGCGGTATCGGGCTCGCGATGGCGCGCCGCTTCGCCGAGGAGGGGCTCGCCGTCGTCCTCGGCGACGTGGAGGAGGCGGCGCTCGCCAAGGCGGCAGGGGAGCTGATGGAGGGCGGCGCGCAGGTTCTCGCCCGTACGGTCGACGTCAGTGAAGCCGAATCCGTACGGGCCCTCGCCGACGCCGCGTACGACACCTTCGGCGCCGTCCATGTGCTGTGCAACAACGCCGGCGTCGGCTCCGGAGCCGAGGGCCGCATGTGGGAGCACGAGCCCAACGACTGGAAGTGGGCCTTCGCCGTCAACGTCTGGGGCGTCTTCCACGGCATCCAGGCCTTCGTCCCGCGCATGATCGCCGGCGGCGAGTCCGGACACGTCGTCAACACCTCGTCCGGCGACGGCGGGATCGCCCCACTGCCCACCGCCTCCGTGTACGCCGTCACCAAGGCGGCCGTCGTCACGATGACCGAGTCGCTGTACGCGCATCTGAAGGCGGAGCACGCGCGCGTGGGGGCGTCCGTGCTCTTCCCCGGCCCGCACATGCTGCGCACCGGCCTGTGGGAGTCGCACCGCAACAGGCCGGAGCGGTACGCCAAGGAGCGGCCGCGCAAGACCCCGTACCGCAGCCTCGACCAGTGGGAGGCGGCCATGAAGGGCGCCGGGCACGAGGTCGCCTTCACCCCCGTCGAGGAGGTCGCCGAGCACGTCGTCGACGGCATCCGCGCCGACCGCTTCTGGATGCTCCCGGCGAGCGAGCACAGCGACCGGCAGATCCGGGCGCGCTCGCAGTCGATGCTCGACCGCGCCGATCCGTCGTACCTGGAGAGCTTCATTCTCGACTGA
- a CDS encoding VIT family protein: MTEAPTHDEAHGGGLGTRLNWLRAAVLGANDGVVSTAGLVVGVAGATESQAALLTAGLAGLLAGSMSMAAGEYVSVSTQRDSEKAALAVERRELREQPEAELAELTDLLSARGLSPGVARAAAEQLTERDALRAHARVELGIDPDQLTNPWHAAAASFLAFTIGALLPLLAIVLPPASIRLWITVLSVLAALALTGWWSARLGAAPPPRAVLRNMAGGALAMAVTYGAGSLLGAAGV; this comes from the coding sequence GTGACTGAAGCACCCACCCACGACGAAGCCCACGGCGGCGGTCTCGGTACCCGTCTCAACTGGCTCCGGGCCGCCGTGCTCGGAGCCAACGACGGTGTCGTCTCCACCGCGGGCCTCGTCGTGGGCGTCGCCGGTGCGACGGAGTCCCAGGCCGCGCTCCTCACCGCGGGCCTGGCCGGTCTGCTCGCCGGTTCGATGTCGATGGCGGCGGGGGAGTACGTCTCGGTCTCCACCCAGCGCGACTCGGAGAAGGCGGCCCTCGCCGTGGAACGGCGCGAACTGCGCGAGCAGCCCGAGGCCGAACTGGCCGAGCTGACGGACCTCCTGTCCGCCCGTGGCCTCTCCCCGGGCGTCGCCCGCGCGGCGGCGGAACAGCTCACCGAACGCGACGCCCTGCGCGCCCACGCGCGCGTGGAGCTCGGCATCGACCCCGACCAGCTCACCAACCCCTGGCACGCGGCTGCCGCCAGCTTCCTCGCCTTCACGATCGGCGCCTTGCTTCCCCTCCTCGCGATCGTGCTCCCACCCGCCTCGATCCGCCTCTGGATCACGGTCCTGTCCGTCCTCGCCGCCCTCGCCCTCACAGGCTGGTGGAGCGCCCGCCTGGGTGCTGCCCCACCGCCCCGAGCGGTCCTGCGCAACATGGCCGGCGGCGCACTGGCGATGGCGGTGACGTACGGGGCGGGGTCGCTGCTGGGGGCGGCGGGGGTCTGA
- a CDS encoding TetR family transcriptional regulator yields the protein MARTALTREEVLETAAALVKQHGPDALTMRKLAAELGTAVTSIYWHVGNRESLLDALVERTVADLSAITPRGRTPAARIVSVARALRRELRQRPHLVAMVHERGLTERMFLPAQRALAHEVHAAGLRGARAAEVVRAVQVQVVGHVLVERNRERAPVQSPAEVELWQTETTDPPDPALARALAAPVDPERLFTTSVRALVDGLLRPHDGIPD from the coding sequence ATGGCGCGCACCGCACTCACCCGCGAGGAGGTACTGGAGACCGCCGCCGCTCTGGTGAAGCAGCACGGACCGGACGCGCTGACCATGCGCAAGCTCGCCGCCGAACTCGGCACGGCGGTCACCTCGATCTACTGGCACGTGGGCAACCGCGAGTCCCTGCTCGACGCGCTGGTCGAACGGACGGTCGCCGATCTCTCCGCGATCACCCCGCGCGGGCGCACTCCCGCCGCCCGGATCGTCTCGGTGGCCCGCGCGCTCCGCCGCGAGCTGCGTCAGCGCCCGCATCTGGTGGCGATGGTCCACGAACGGGGCCTGACGGAGCGGATGTTCCTGCCCGCCCAGCGCGCCCTGGCCCATGAGGTGCACGCGGCAGGACTGCGCGGTGCGCGGGCGGCGGAGGTGGTCCGGGCCGTGCAGGTCCAGGTCGTCGGCCATGTCCTGGTCGAGCGCAACCGCGAGCGTGCGCCGGTCCAGTCGCCCGCCGAGGTGGAGCTCTGGCAGACGGAGACGACCGACCCGCCCGACCCCGCCCTCGCCCGCGCCCTCGCGGCCCCGGTCGACCCGGAGCGGCTCTTCACCACCTCCGTACGGGCGTTGGTGGACGGCCTGTTGAGGCCCCATGACGGAATCCCGGATTAA
- a CDS encoding amidohydrolase family protein, with the protein MSHEDPYLIISSDCHAGLPTERYRPYLDSRFHRAFDEFLAGRDARREAMTRLGVRNEAFANKWFSDNEEGLRGGWDAAQRLKELDGDGVAAEVVFPDADAVDSQTAAPFGVGLGLSGDQDPELGMAGAQAHNRWLAEFVGQNPERHCGVALLPITAEPSKVVAEIHRAKESGLGALMIPSMWVDKEPYHDRRYDPIWAAAAETGMPLVTHSGAAPREEYGDHLGIYVSEVTWWPARPLWFLLWSGVFERHPGLRFGVAESGCWWLPNLLWFMDRLYLGAHGGKKLSPFAELKRPPSEYLDRQVFVCATNTKRRELAQRYEIGVDNILWGSDFPHPEGTWPNTRAWLRNTFHDIPVAETRRMLGLAAAEVFGFDIRILDPIAKRIGPTPAELGQSPDQAAVEASWARSREVGRHWLTDHDFPTLGVS; encoded by the coding sequence ATGAGTCATGAAGACCCGTATCTGATCATCTCCTCCGACTGCCACGCCGGTCTGCCCACCGAGCGCTACCGGCCCTATCTGGACTCCCGCTTCCACCGCGCCTTCGACGAGTTCCTCGCCGGGCGCGACGCCCGCCGTGAGGCCATGACCCGGCTCGGGGTGCGCAATGAGGCGTTCGCGAACAAGTGGTTCAGCGACAACGAGGAAGGGCTGCGGGGCGGTTGGGACGCCGCCCAGCGGCTCAAGGAGCTCGACGGGGACGGTGTGGCCGCCGAGGTCGTCTTTCCCGACGCGGACGCCGTCGACAGCCAGACCGCCGCGCCCTTCGGGGTCGGCCTCGGGCTCTCCGGCGACCAGGACCCGGAGCTCGGCATGGCGGGCGCGCAGGCGCACAACCGCTGGCTGGCCGAGTTCGTCGGGCAGAACCCCGAGCGGCACTGCGGAGTGGCGCTGCTGCCGATCACGGCCGAGCCGTCGAAGGTCGTCGCCGAGATCCACCGGGCCAAGGAGTCGGGGCTCGGGGCGCTGATGATCCCCTCCATGTGGGTGGACAAGGAGCCGTACCACGACCGGCGTTACGACCCGATCTGGGCGGCCGCCGCCGAGACCGGGATGCCGCTGGTCACCCACTCGGGCGCGGCGCCGCGCGAGGAGTACGGCGACCATCTCGGCATCTACGTCAGCGAAGTGACCTGGTGGCCGGCCAGGCCGCTGTGGTTCCTGCTCTGGTCCGGCGTCTTCGAGCGGCACCCGGGGCTGAGGTTCGGCGTCGCCGAGTCGGGCTGCTGGTGGCTGCCGAACCTGCTGTGGTTCATGGACCGGCTCTACCTGGGCGCGCACGGCGGGAAGAAGCTGTCCCCGTTCGCCGAGCTGAAGCGGCCGCCGAGCGAGTACCTGGACCGCCAGGTCTTCGTCTGCGCCACCAACACCAAGCGGCGCGAGCTCGCCCAGCGGTACGAGATCGGCGTGGACAACATCCTGTGGGGCTCCGACTTCCCGCACCCGGAGGGGACCTGGCCCAACACGCGCGCGTGGCTGCGGAACACCTTCCACGACATCCCGGTGGCGGAGACGCGCCGGATGCTGGGTCTCGCGGCGGCCGAGGTCTTCGGATTCGATATTCGAATATTGGATCCGATCGCCAAGCGCATCGGTCCGACCCCGGCCGAGCTGGGCCAGTCGCCCGACCAGGCGGCGGTCGAGGCGTCCTGGGCCCGCTCGCGCGAGGTCGGCCGCCACTGGCTGACGGACCACGACTTCCCCACGCTGGGGGTGAGCTGA
- a CDS encoding sterol desaturase family protein — MPNLPDVVLWSIPAFVLLTVLEMVSYRLHPDEDAAGYASKDAATSIGMGLGSLFFDLMWKIPIVAIYTALHELTPLRVPVLWWTIPLMLLAQDFFYYWSHRGHHVIRILWACHVVHHSSRKFNLSTALRQPWTGATSWPFYLPMIALGVHPAALAFCSSANLVYQFWIHTERIDKLPRPFEYVLNTPSHHRVHHASQGGYLDRNFGGILILWDRLFGSWVGETERPVFGLTKNIETYNPLRVATHEYAAIARDLRAATSWRERAGRVFRGPGWQPDATPGPVAGKAAGPAAPEPAA; from the coding sequence ATGCCGAACCTGCCCGATGTCGTGCTCTGGTCCATACCGGCGTTCGTCCTGCTCACCGTCCTGGAGATGGTCAGCTACCGGCTCCATCCCGACGAGGACGCCGCCGGGTACGCGTCCAAGGACGCCGCCACCAGCATCGGCATGGGGCTCGGGAGCCTCTTCTTCGACCTCATGTGGAAGATCCCGATCGTCGCGATCTACACCGCGCTCCACGAGCTCACCCCGCTCCGCGTCCCCGTCCTGTGGTGGACGATCCCGCTGATGCTGCTCGCCCAGGACTTCTTCTACTACTGGTCGCACCGGGGCCACCACGTCATCCGGATCCTGTGGGCCTGCCACGTCGTGCACCACAGCAGCCGCAAGTTCAATCTCTCCACCGCGCTGCGCCAGCCCTGGACCGGCGCCACCTCGTGGCCGTTCTACCTGCCGATGATCGCGCTCGGCGTCCACCCGGCCGCCCTCGCCTTCTGCTCCTCGGCCAACCTCGTCTACCAGTTCTGGATTCACACCGAGCGCATCGACAAGCTGCCCAGGCCCTTCGAATACGTCCTCAACACCCCCTCGCACCACCGCGTCCACCACGCCTCGCAGGGCGGCTACCTGGACCGGAACTTCGGCGGCATCCTCATCCTCTGGGACCGGCTGTTCGGCTCCTGGGTCGGCGAGACCGAGCGGCCCGTCTTCGGGCTCACCAAGAACATCGAGACCTACAACCCGCTGCGCGTCGCCACCCACGAGTACGCCGCCATCGCCCGTGACCTACGGGCCGCGACCAGCTGGCGCGAACGCGCCGGACGGGTCTTCCGAGGTCCGGGATGGCAGCCGGACGCCACGCCCGGACCCGTCGCCGGCAAGGCCGCGGGCCCCGCCGCGCCGGAGCCCGCCGCGTGA
- a CDS encoding DEDDh family exonuclease, which yields MTMLDDRTTAATWPAAYPQGYAVVDVETTGLARDDRIVSAAVYRLDAQGNVEDHWYTLVNPERDPGPVWIHGLTTDLLEGAPLFPEIAAEFSARLDGRVLVAHNAIFDWQMIAREYARAERTAPVRQRLCTIALSKELSLPLPNHKLESLAAHYGVVQQRAHNALDDARVLAEAFRPSLHTAAERNVRLPLLECRPLTEWASTPATPRIGYQASYHTNSWRPSRKRPPCPYPNPGRYETDKPLKQGMRVAFSGDTSIDRELLEDRTFEAGLHVAGSVSRLTSLLVTNDPDAATSKTVKAKSFGTPIVDEAAFTQLLRDVAPADG from the coding sequence GTGACCATGCTCGACGACCGTACGACAGCAGCGACGTGGCCGGCCGCCTACCCACAGGGGTACGCGGTCGTCGACGTGGAGACCACCGGACTCGCCCGCGACGACCGGATAGTGTCGGCTGCCGTCTACCGCCTCGACGCCCAGGGCAATGTCGAGGACCACTGGTACACGCTCGTCAATCCGGAGCGGGACCCGGGGCCGGTCTGGATCCACGGGCTGACCACTGACCTGCTGGAGGGCGCGCCGCTCTTCCCTGAGATCGCCGCCGAGTTCTCCGCCCGGCTCGACGGCCGGGTCCTGGTGGCGCACAACGCGATCTTCGACTGGCAGATGATCGCCCGGGAGTACGCGCGGGCCGAGCGCACCGCGCCGGTGCGGCAGCGGCTGTGCACCATCGCGCTCTCCAAGGAGCTGTCGCTTCCGCTGCCCAACCACAAGCTGGAGTCGCTGGCCGCGCACTACGGCGTCGTCCAGCAGCGGGCGCACAACGCGCTGGACGACGCGCGCGTGCTGGCCGAGGCTTTCCGGCCGAGTCTGCACACGGCAGCCGAGCGGAACGTACGACTGCCGCTGCTGGAGTGCCGGCCGCTGACGGAGTGGGCCTCCACGCCGGCCACGCCGCGGATCGGCTACCAGGCCTCGTACCACACGAACAGCTGGCGCCCCTCACGGAAGCGGCCGCCGTGCCCGTATCCCAACCCCGGGCGTTACGAAACGGACAAACCACTCAAGCAGGGGATGCGGGTGGCGTTCTCGGGCGACACCTCCATCGACCGCGAGCTCCTGGAGGACCGCACCTTCGAGGCGGGGCTCCATGTCGCCGGCAGCGTCTCCCGGCTGACGAGTCTGCTGGTCACCAACGACCCGGACGCCGCGACCTCCAAGACGGTGAAGGCGAAGTCCTTCGGTACGCCGATCGTCGACGAGGCGGCCTTCACCCAGTTGCTGCGGGACGTGGCCCCGGCAGACGGGTGA